One region of Pyramidobacter sp. YE332 genomic DNA includes:
- the fusA gene encoding elongation factor G, protein MLTKDLTKLRNIGIAAHIDAGKTTTTERILFYTGVNYKIGETHDGTATMDWMAQERERGITITSAAITCQWKDCFINIIDTPGHVDFTVEVERSLRVLDGAVSVFCAVGGVEPQSETVWRQADKYKVPRIAFINKMDRVGANFFGVVSQIHDRLGARAVPVVLPIGAEDSFQGIVDLLHMKEVVYVDETGAHPELRDIPADMLDDAKMYRENLIEQLGDVDDEIMNMYLEGQEPTVEQLKAAIRRQTIALKFVPCFCGSAFKNKGIQPVLDAVIDYLPSPVDIPAVEGTSPDDETKVIERHPKMDEPLSALAFKVAVDPFVGRLTFCRIYSGTLHTGDTLYNPASRKRERIGRILLMHSNKRIDIDDASAGMIVALPSLKNTRTGDTLCDENNPVVLESLTFPAPVITLAVEPATTEDKTKLAKGLIALSDEDPTFVVKDNEETGQTTISGMGELHLDIIVDRLRREFGVHVNVGRPQVAYREAIQNRVEKVQGKFVRQSGGHGQYGDCVINMEPLPDGQEGFVFEDDIVGGVIPREFIPACQKGFEEAMGSGVLGGFPVIGVKVELVYGSYHEVDSSEMAFKIAASMAFKEAMRKANPTLMEPIMSVEVVTPEDYVGDVMGDLSSRRGRVDGMEMRANARAIKAYVPLGEMFGYATDLRSKTSGRANYTMQFDHYEPVPKNVAETILNPSGADSAGKK, encoded by the coding sequence ATGCTGACTAAGGATCTGACGAAACTCCGCAACATTGGCATTGCCGCCCATATCGACGCCGGAAAGACCACGACCACGGAACGCATCCTGTTCTACACGGGCGTGAACTACAAGATCGGCGAAACTCACGACGGCACCGCGACCATGGACTGGATGGCTCAGGAGCGCGAACGCGGGATCACCATCACTTCCGCCGCTATTACCTGCCAGTGGAAGGATTGTTTTATCAATATTATTGACACTCCCGGCCACGTGGATTTTACGGTCGAAGTGGAACGTTCTTTGCGCGTCCTCGACGGAGCCGTTTCCGTCTTCTGCGCGGTCGGCGGCGTCGAACCCCAATCGGAAACGGTCTGGCGTCAGGCTGACAAGTACAAGGTCCCTCGCATCGCGTTCATCAACAAGATGGATCGTGTCGGCGCGAACTTTTTTGGCGTTGTAAGCCAGATTCATGATCGTCTCGGTGCTCGTGCTGTGCCGGTGGTTCTGCCCATCGGTGCGGAGGATTCTTTTCAGGGAATCGTTGACCTTCTTCATATGAAGGAGGTCGTCTATGTTGACGAAACCGGCGCGCATCCTGAGCTTCGCGACATTCCCGCCGATATGCTCGACGACGCGAAAATGTATCGTGAGAACCTCATCGAGCAGCTGGGCGACGTCGACGATGAGATCATGAACATGTATCTTGAAGGGCAGGAGCCGACGGTCGAACAGCTGAAGGCGGCCATCCGCCGTCAGACGATCGCGCTGAAGTTCGTGCCCTGCTTCTGCGGCAGCGCTTTTAAAAATAAGGGGATTCAGCCCGTGCTTGATGCGGTTATCGATTATCTGCCCAGTCCCGTCGATATTCCCGCAGTCGAGGGGACTTCTCCTGATGACGAGACCAAGGTGATTGAACGCCATCCTAAGATGGACGAGCCGCTCTCGGCTTTGGCGTTCAAGGTTGCTGTCGATCCCTTTGTGGGGCGTTTGACGTTTTGTCGTATTTACTCCGGCACGCTTCATACTGGCGACACTCTTTACAATCCTGCAAGCCGTAAGCGCGAACGCATTGGCCGCATCCTCCTGATGCATTCCAACAAGCGTATCGACATCGACGACGCCAGCGCCGGCATGATCGTGGCCCTGCCCAGTCTCAAAAACACCCGTACGGGTGACACTCTCTGCGACGAGAACAATCCCGTCGTGCTTGAAAGTCTTACCTTCCCCGCTCCCGTCATCACGCTGGCGGTCGAACCCGCGACGACCGAGGACAAAACCAAATTGGCCAAGGGGCTGATCGCGCTGTCTGACGAAGATCCCACCTTCGTCGTCAAAGATAACGAAGAAACGGGGCAGACGACGATCTCGGGCATGGGCGAGCTCCATCTTGACATCATCGTTGACCGCCTGCGCCGCGAGTTCGGCGTCCACGTCAACGTCGGGCGTCCGCAGGTCGCTTACCGCGAGGCCATTCAGAACCGCGTTGAAAAGGTTCAGGGCAAGTTCGTCCGTCAGAGCGGCGGCCATGGACAGTACGGTGATTGCGTCATCAACATGGAGCCTTTGCCCGATGGACAGGAAGGATTTGTGTTTGAGGACGATATCGTCGGCGGCGTCATTCCTCGCGAATTCATCCCCGCCTGTCAGAAAGGCTTCGAAGAAGCCATGGGCAGCGGCGTTCTCGGCGGGTTCCCCGTCATCGGCGTGAAAGTCGAGTTGGTGTACGGAAGCTATCACGAGGTCGACTCTTCGGAAATGGCCTTCAAGATCGCCGCTTCGATGGCTTTCAAGGAGGCCATGAGAAAGGCGAATCCCACGCTGATGGAGCCTATTATGTCCGTCGAAGTCGTGACTCCGGAGGATTACGTGGGCGACGTTATGGGCGATCTTTCGTCCCGCCGTGGCCGTGTTGACGGCATGGAAATGAGGGCGAATGCCCGCGCGATCAAGGCCTATGTGCCTCTGGGCGAGATGTTCGGTTACGCCACCGATTTGAGAAGCAAAACTTCGGGGCGCGCCAACTACACCATGCAGTTTGACCACTACGAACCGGTTCCCAAGAATGTTGCCGAGACGATCTTGAACCCCAGCGGCGCTGACTCCGCTGGCAAAAAGTAA
- the tuf gene encoding elongation factor Tu — MAKEKFERSKPHLNIGTIGHIDHGKTTLTAAISHVLSKTGYAEETKFDQIDKAPEEKERGITINISHIEYTTDKRHYAHIDCPGHADYIKNMITGAAQMDGAILVVAATDGPMPQTREHVLLARQVNVPALIVFMNKIDLVDDPELLDLVEMEVRELLSKYGFPGDDIPIIRGSALKALEEGTGARDDKWSKPIWDLLDACDSYLPEPVREMDKPFLMPIEDVFTITGRGTVVTGRVERGVIKPGDEAEIVGIKDTRKVVITSLEMFRKMLDDAEAGDNVGALLRGIDKSEVERGQVLAKPGSIQPHKKFKAEVYVLKKEEGGRHTPFFNGYKPQFYVRTTDVTGSIKLPDGVEMVMPGDNSTFEVDLIAPVAMNEGLRFAIREGGHTVGAGVVSQILE, encoded by the coding sequence ATGGCAAAAGAGAAATTTGAGCGCAGCAAGCCCCATCTGAACATCGGAACGATCGGGCACATCGACCACGGCAAGACGACGCTGACGGCGGCGATCTCTCACGTTCTGTCGAAGACAGGCTACGCGGAAGAGACCAAATTCGACCAGATCGACAAAGCGCCGGAAGAGAAAGAACGCGGCATCACCATCAACATCTCCCACATCGAGTACACCACCGACAAACGCCACTACGCCCACATCGACTGCCCCGGGCACGCCGACTACATCAAGAACATGATCACCGGAGCGGCGCAGATGGACGGAGCCATCCTCGTCGTCGCGGCCACCGACGGGCCCATGCCCCAGACCCGCGAACACGTCCTGCTCGCCCGCCAAGTCAACGTCCCCGCGCTGATCGTCTTCATGAACAAAATCGACCTCGTCGACGACCCCGAACTCCTCGACCTCGTGGAAATGGAAGTGCGCGAACTGCTGAGCAAATACGGCTTCCCCGGCGACGACATCCCCATCATCCGCGGCAGCGCGCTGAAAGCGCTGGAAGAAGGGACCGGAGCGCGCGACGACAAGTGGAGCAAACCCATCTGGGACCTCCTTGACGCGTGCGACAGCTACCTCCCCGAACCCGTGCGTGAAATGGACAAACCCTTCCTGATGCCCATCGAAGACGTCTTCACCATCACCGGGCGCGGCACCGTCGTGACCGGGCGAGTCGAACGCGGAGTGATCAAACCCGGCGACGAAGCCGAGATCGTCGGCATCAAAGACACCCGCAAAGTCGTCATCACCAGCTTGGAAATGTTCCGCAAAATGCTCGACGACGCCGAAGCCGGCGACAACGTCGGAGCGCTGCTGCGCGGCATCGACAAGAGCGAAGTCGAACGCGGACAGGTATTGGCGAAACCCGGGAGCATCCAGCCCCACAAGAAATTCAAAGCGGAAGTGTACGTGCTGAAGAAAGAAGAAGGCGGCCGTCACACCCCCTTCTTCAACGGCTACAAACCCCAGTTCTACGTGCGCACCACCGACGTGACCGGCTCCATCAAACTTCCGGACGGAGTGGAAATGGTGATGCCGGGAGACAACAGCACCTTCGAAGTGGACCTGATCGCGCCCGTGGCGATGAACGAAGGCCTTCGTTTCGCCATCCGCGAAGGCGGCCACACCGTCGGCGCCGGCGTCGTCTCCCAGATCCTCGAGTAA
- the rpsJ gene encoding 30S ribosomal protein S10, with protein MSKKIRIRLKAFDHRVLDTSAVQIAETAARSGAKVAGPIPLPTEINKFCILTSPHVNKDAREHYEMRTHKRLIDIFDPTQKTMEALMQLNLPSGVDIQIKL; from the coding sequence GTGTCCAAAAAAATCAGAATTCGTCTCAAAGCGTTCGATCACCGCGTACTCGATACCTCCGCCGTCCAAATCGCTGAAACCGCGGCTCGCAGCGGCGCCAAGGTCGCCGGTCCGATCCCGCTTCCTACGGAGATCAACAAGTTCTGCATCCTCACATCACCTCATGTCAATAAGGATGCCCGCGAGCACTATGAAATGAGAACCCACAAGCGTCTCATCGACATTTTCGATCCGACGCAGAAGACGATGGAAGCATTGATGCAGCTGAATCTTCCCTCTGGTGTCGATATCCAGATCAAGCTCTAA
- the rplC gene encoding 50S ribosomal protein L3 has protein sequence MSLGILGQKLGMTRVFNEAGQSVPVTVIAAGPCPVVDVRTPEKNGYSAVLLGLGERKPHKVTKPLQGMYDRCGVKPCRWLREFRIENSAEYKAGQIVDVAVFAEGETVSVTGTSKGKGFAGVMKRWNFGGLQASHGVSVSHRKPASSGASSYPSHIFKGKTMPGHLGNERVTIKNLTVVAVDKENNLLLIKGAVPGAKNGLVLIHKQD, from the coding sequence ATGAGTCTTGGTATTCTTGGACAGAAGCTGGGGATGACCCGCGTATTTAACGAAGCGGGGCAGTCCGTTCCGGTGACCGTTATCGCTGCTGGCCCTTGCCCTGTGGTCGATGTCCGTACCCCTGAGAAAAACGGTTACAGTGCCGTTCTTCTCGGTTTGGGCGAACGTAAGCCTCACAAGGTCACGAAGCCGCTTCAGGGTATGTATGACCGCTGCGGTGTAAAGCCCTGTCGTTGGCTGCGTGAATTCCGTATTGAGAATTCCGCCGAGTATAAAGCTGGTCAGATTGTCGACGTGGCCGTCTTTGCCGAGGGCGAGACGGTCAGCGTCACCGGCACCAGCAAGGGGAAAGGATTCGCGGGCGTTATGAAGCGCTGGAACTTTGGTGGTCTTCAGGCGAGTCATGGCGTGTCCGTGTCGCATCGTAAGCCGGCCTCAAGCGGCGCCAGCAGCTATCCGAGCCATATTTTCAAGGGCAAGACGATGCCCGGACATCTCGGCAACGAGCGCGTCACCATCAAGAATCTGACCGTCGTCGCAGTTGATAAGGAGAACAACCTCCTTCTCATCAAGGGTGCGGTTCCTGGCGCCAAAAACGGCCTCGTCCTGATTCACAAGCAGGACTAG
- the rplD gene encoding 50S ribosomal protein L4: protein MPVIKIMNISGEIVGEKTLSDEVFGASVHVSAMHQVVVAQLAHARQGTASTKMRGEVRGGGKKPWKQKHIGGARAGSSRSPLWVGGGVVHGPKPRSYSLKVNKKVRALAMRSALSMRVIEQSLCAVESFGFEVPSTKKMKGFIDSLKAKKVLFLLDQRDENVVRSASNIPGAKVLHVDSINVLDLVHHDHVVATPAVLEKLEEVYAR, encoded by the coding sequence ATGCCTGTTATCAAGATTATGAATATCAGCGGAGAAATCGTTGGGGAGAAGACGCTCTCGGACGAAGTCTTCGGCGCTTCTGTTCATGTTTCTGCGATGCATCAGGTTGTAGTGGCTCAGTTGGCTCATGCCAGACAAGGGACAGCCAGCACCAAGATGCGCGGCGAAGTTCGCGGCGGCGGCAAGAAGCCATGGAAACAGAAACATATCGGGGGCGCGCGCGCGGGCAGCAGCCGTTCGCCTCTCTGGGTCGGCGGCGGCGTGGTTCACGGGCCCAAACCCCGTTCCTACAGCCTGAAAGTCAATAAGAAGGTCCGCGCCCTGGCGATGCGCAGTGCTCTTTCGATGCGGGTGATTGAGCAGTCGCTTTGTGCGGTGGAGAGCTTTGGCTTTGAGGTCCCGTCCACGAAGAAGATGAAAGGTTTCATCGATTCTCTGAAGGCCAAAAAGGTCCTGTTCCTGCTTGACCAGAGAGATGAAAATGTTGTCAGATCCGCCAGCAACATCCCCGGCGCCAAGGTCCTTCATGTTGACAGCATCAACGTGCTTGACCTGGTTCATCATGATCATGTCGTAGCCACGCCGGCGGTTCTCGAAAAGCTTGAGGAGGTGTACGCTCGATGA
- the rplW gene encoding 50S ribosomal protein L23 gives MNLVAHDIIIRPVVTEKSSRLMEMNKYTFEVHPMANKIEIRKAVEVVFKVKVKSVHTVKVHSKPKRMGAFLGKSRAWKKAIITLAEGERIQFFEGAGA, from the coding sequence ATGAATCTTGTAGCTCATGACATCATCATCCGTCCTGTGGTTACCGAGAAGAGCAGCCGCTTGATGGAAATGAACAAGTACACCTTCGAAGTTCATCCTATGGCCAATAAGATTGAGATTCGCAAGGCTGTCGAGGTTGTCTTCAAGGTTAAGGTCAAGAGCGTCCATACGGTGAAGGTCCATTCCAAGCCCAAGCGCATGGGAGCTTTTCTTGGCAAGAGCCGCGCGTGGAAAAAGGCCATCATCACGTTAGCCGAGGGAGAGCGCATCCAGTTCTTCGAAGGCGCTGGCGCCTAG
- the rplB gene encoding 50S ribosomal protein L2 — protein sequence MAIKEFNPYTASRRHMTVLSREDITKQKPERSLLAGRKKRTGGRNNYGRRTMRFIGGGHIRRLRIVDFKRDKIGVPGRVAAIEYDPNRSARLALIFYVDGEKRYILCPDQLHVGDTIMAGPEADIRPGNAKKFKNIPDGTLVHNIELEPGRGAKLVRSAGVSAQLMAREGKFAFVRMPSGELRKFLLECTATIGVVGNGEHENVSLGKAGKTRWLGRKGRIRAMIQNPVDHPMGGGEGTTKSHHHPCSPWGTPAKGYRTRARKPSDKFIVRRRYAK from the coding sequence ATGGCAATCAAGGAATTCAATCCCTACACCGCCAGTAGACGTCATATGACGGTTCTAAGCCGTGAGGACATCACGAAGCAGAAGCCTGAGCGCTCTCTGCTTGCCGGCAGAAAGAAAAGGACGGGCGGCCGCAACAATTACGGGCGCAGGACTATGCGTTTCATCGGTGGTGGTCACATCCGCCGCCTGCGCATCGTCGATTTCAAGCGCGATAAAATTGGCGTCCCCGGTCGCGTTGCGGCGATCGAATATGATCCCAACCGTTCTGCGCGTCTGGCGTTGATTTTCTACGTCGACGGCGAAAAACGCTACATCCTCTGCCCCGACCAGCTTCATGTCGGCGATACGATCATGGCGGGGCCCGAGGCGGATATCCGCCCCGGCAACGCCAAGAAGTTCAAAAACATTCCTGACGGCACGTTGGTTCACAACATCGAGCTCGAACCCGGTCGCGGCGCCAAGCTGGTCCGTTCCGCCGGCGTCAGCGCTCAGCTGATGGCCAGAGAAGGCAAGTTCGCATTTGTGCGCATGCCCAGCGGCGAACTTCGCAAGTTCCTGCTTGAGTGCACCGCTACTATTGGCGTGGTTGGCAACGGCGAACACGAAAACGTCTCGTTGGGCAAGGCCGGCAAGACTCGCTGGCTGGGACGCAAGGGACGCATCCGCGCTATGATTCAGAACCCTGTCGACCACCCCATGGGCGGCGGAGAGGGCACCACGAAATCGCATCATCACCCCTGTTCGCCTTGGGGCACCCCTGCGAAGGGCTATCGTACTCGTGCGCGTAAGCCTTCTGACAAGTTCATTGTCAGACGTCGTTACGCCAAGTAG
- the rpsS gene encoding 30S ribosomal protein S19 encodes MARSAKKGPYVEARLLKRVEELNGSGTKKVLKTWSRASMIVPPMVGHTIAVHNGRTHVPVYISENMIGHKLGEFALTRRFTGHSGQERSIPTAAAAPKAK; translated from the coding sequence ATGGCACGTTCTGCTAAAAAAGGACCCTACGTCGAGGCGAGGCTCCTCAAGAGGGTCGAGGAACTGAACGGAAGCGGCACGAAAAAGGTTCTCAAGACCTGGTCGCGCGCTTCCATGATCGTTCCGCCTATGGTTGGTCATACAATCGCTGTTCATAATGGCCGTACCCATGTTCCGGTCTATATCAGCGAGAACATGATCGGTCATAAGTTGGGTGAATTCGCGCTGACCCGTCGTTTTACCGGCCACAGCGGTCAGGAGCGTTCGATTCCGACCGCGGCGGCAGCGCCGAAGGCTAAGTAA
- the rplV gene encoding 50S ribosomal protein L22 has protein sequence MQAYAVAKAVRISPYKVRQVLPLIRGKKVGDAMMVLRYTPKKAARLVEKVLKSAVANAEFNFGMDVEKLKVVEAKADQGPSMKRFRPASMGRAHAYVHRTSHITVTVAE, from the coding sequence GTGCAGGCTTATGCAGTTGCCAAGGCGGTTCGTATTTCGCCTTATAAAGTTCGTCAGGTACTGCCTTTGATTCGTGGCAAAAAAGTTGGAGATGCCATGATGGTTCTCCGTTATACCCCGAAGAAAGCTGCCCGACTTGTGGAAAAGGTGCTGAAGAGCGCCGTCGCTAATGCTGAGTTCAACTTTGGCATGGATGTTGAGAAGCTGAAGGTTGTCGAGGCCAAAGCCGATCAGGGCCCCAGCATGAAACGTTTTCGTCCCGCGTCTATGGGGCGGGCTCATGCGTATGTGCATCGTACCAGTCACATCACTGTGACGGTCGCCGAGTAA
- the rpsC gene encoding 30S ribosomal protein S3 — protein MGQKVHPIGYRIGVIRDWESKWYAVGKNYVKNLHEDIKLRTWIKNRWEGAGISRVEIERVGKVIRFTLWTARPGVVIGKQGAELTKVKDELQALTGTRVMLNVQEIKNPDVDAQLVAEGIASALERRVSFRRAMKQAMFRTMKAGGLGIKIQCSGRLGGAEIARTEWYNDGRLPLSTLRADVDYSCVKAVTMYGAIGVKCWIYRDEKALNTAAPRPVRSRANKREGGRA, from the coding sequence ATGGGTCAGAAAGTTCATCCGATCGGTTATCGTATCGGCGTGATCCGCGACTGGGAATCCAAGTGGTATGCGGTTGGTAAAAATTATGTGAAGAATCTTCACGAGGATATCAAGCTGCGCACCTGGATCAAGAATCGCTGGGAAGGCGCCGGCATTTCTCGCGTCGAGATTGAGCGCGTGGGCAAAGTAATTCGTTTCACGCTATGGACGGCTCGTCCTGGTGTGGTGATCGGCAAACAGGGCGCCGAGCTGACGAAAGTGAAAGACGAGCTCCAGGCTTTGACCGGCACCCGCGTGATGCTGAACGTTCAGGAGATCAAAAATCCCGACGTCGACGCGCAGCTTGTGGCCGAAGGTATCGCCTCCGCGCTGGAGCGCCGCGTCAGCTTCCGCCGCGCCATGAAGCAGGCCATGTTCCGTACCATGAAGGCCGGCGGTCTGGGCATCAAGATTCAATGTTCGGGACGTCTTGGCGGAGCGGAAATTGCCCGCACGGAGTGGTATAACGATGGGCGCCTTCCTCTTTCCACGCTTCGTGCTGACGTGGACTACAGTTGCGTCAAGGCCGTGACCATGTATGGCGCTATTGGTGTGAAGTGCTGGATCTACCGTGATGAGAAAGCCTTGAACACGGCAGCTCCTCGTCCAGTCCGCAGCAGAGCGAACAAAAGGGAAGGAGGCCGGGCCTAA
- the rplP gene encoding 50S ribosomal protein L16, which produces MLMPKRTKFRKPHRDCLVGEAKGGAYVAFGEFGVQAMECAYITARQIEATRVAINRKMRKGGKLWIRIFPDVPYTKKPLETRMGKGKGAPEFWVSAVRKGRIMFELGGIPREIAEEAFRTASHKLPIKVRLVTRDSLDGE; this is translated from the coding sequence ATGTTGATGCCGAAAAGAACAAAGTTCCGTAAGCCTCATCGCGACTGCCTTGTGGGTGAAGCGAAAGGCGGGGCTTACGTGGCTTTTGGCGAGTTCGGCGTGCAGGCGATGGAATGCGCCTACATTACTGCCCGCCAGATCGAAGCGACCCGCGTTGCCATCAACCGTAAGATGCGCAAGGGCGGCAAGTTGTGGATCCGCATCTTCCCCGACGTGCCTTATACGAAGAAGCCTCTTGAAACCCGAATGGGAAAGGGAAAGGGCGCTCCGGAGTTCTGGGTATCCGCCGTTCGTAAAGGCCGCATCATGTTTGAGCTTGGCGGGATTCCCCGTGAAATCGCTGAGGAAGCGTTCCGCACGGCCTCTCACAAGCTTCCTATCAAGGTGCGGCTTGTGACCCGCGACAGTTTGGATGGTGAATAG
- the rpmC gene encoding 50S ribosomal protein L29, which translates to MDAKSLREMTVEELMNKHDQFKEELFNLRFQNAVGQLKNTSRIKEVKKTIARVLTIVHEKEQGLNVNAGRR; encoded by the coding sequence ATGGACGCCAAAAGTCTGCGTGAAATGACCGTTGAAGAGCTTATGAACAAGCACGACCAGTTCAAGGAAGAGCTGTTTAACCTGCGCTTCCAGAATGCTGTTGGTCAGTTGAAGAACACCAGCAGGATCAAAGAGGTCAAAAAGACCATCGCGAGAGTCCTTACCATTGTTCACGAAAAGGAACAGGGACTGAACGTGAACGCCGGAAGGAGGTAA
- the rpsQ gene encoding 30S ribosomal protein S17, producing MEAKTPHRKMKIGIVVSDKMEKTISVRVTRHAMHPVYGKRIIKSKKFLVHDAENACRMGDRVQFAETRPMSKNKRWTLVKIIERAPILGGSVEEDV from the coding sequence ATGGAAGCTAAAACCCCTCATCGTAAGATGAAGATCGGAATCGTTGTCAGCGACAAGATGGAGAAGACGATTTCCGTCCGTGTGACCCGGCATGCCATGCACCCCGTGTACGGCAAGCGCATCATCAAGTCCAAGAAGTTCCTTGTGCACGATGCTGAGAACGCCTGCCGCATGGGCGACAGAGTCCAGTTTGCCGAAACTCGTCCTATGAGCAAGAACAAGCGCTGGACCCTCGTCAAGATCATTGAGAGAGCCCCCATCCTGGGCGGATCTGTCGAGGAGGATGTTTAA
- the rplN gene encoding 50S ribosomal protein L14: protein MIQLNTVLNVADNTGAKRVKCIQVLGGSRRRFGSLGDIIVCAVKEAIPNSNVAKGSVVKAVIVRTKKERRRADGSYVRFDDNAAVLIDGNGDPRGTRIFGPVARELRAKKYMRIISLAPEVV from the coding sequence ATGATTCAGTTAAATACAGTGCTTAACGTTGCTGACAACACGGGCGCGAAGCGCGTCAAGTGCATTCAAGTGCTCGGCGGCAGCCGACGCCGTTTCGGCTCGCTGGGCGATATCATTGTCTGCGCTGTAAAGGAAGCCATCCCCAACAGCAATGTTGCCAAGGGCAGCGTCGTCAAGGCTGTGATCGTTCGTACCAAAAAAGAGCGTCGTCGTGCGGATGGTTCCTACGTGCGCTTTGACGATAACGCCGCGGTTCTGATCGACGGCAACGGCGATCCGAGAGGAACTCGTATTTTTGGCCCAGTCGCCCGTGAGCTTCGCGCGAAGAAGTACATGCGCATCATCTCGCTGGCGCCCGAAGTTGTATAG
- the rplX gene encoding 50S ribosomal protein L24, whose amino-acid sequence MSKMRLKKGDRVRVISGKDKGKEGKILVSFPAENKVIVEGVSVASRHSKPTQANPQGGIVKKETPIYASKVMLICPNTGKPTRVGHAFLEDGRKVRVAKVSGEIVDQLK is encoded by the coding sequence ATGAGCAAAATGCGTTTGAAGAAGGGTGACCGCGTCAGAGTCATCTCCGGTAAGGACAAGGGCAAAGAAGGCAAGATTCTTGTTTCCTTCCCCGCGGAAAACAAGGTTATCGTCGAAGGCGTAAGCGTTGCCTCGCGTCACAGCAAGCCCACTCAGGCCAATCCGCAGGGCGGCATCGTCAAGAAGGAGACGCCGATCTATGCCTCCAAGGTCATGCTGATTTGCCCCAACACCGGTAAACCCACCCGCGTTGGTCACGCTTTCCTGGAAGACGGCCGCAAAGTGCGCGTGGCCAAGGTTTCCGGCGAAATTGTCGACCAGCTCAAGTAG
- the rplE gene encoding 50S ribosomal protein L5 has protein sequence MTVRVLEKYKSEVVPALQAQFAYKNPMMMPKIVKVVINIGVGDAKSDSKFIDVAAAELATISGQRPMIKKSKKSIANFKLREGSPVGCSVTLRGVRMWEFLDRLLNLTLARIKDFQGVSRTSFDGRGNYNLGLRDQLIFPEIDYDKVVKLRGMNVTIVTTANTDEEAFVMLEKLGMPFAHAE, from the coding sequence ATGACCGTACGCGTGCTGGAAAAGTACAAGAGCGAAGTCGTGCCTGCGCTTCAGGCTCAGTTCGCTTATAAAAATCCCATGATGATGCCTAAGATCGTCAAGGTCGTCATCAATATCGGCGTTGGCGACGCCAAGAGCGACAGCAAGTTTATCGATGTCGCCGCCGCCGAGCTTGCCACGATCAGCGGACAGCGTCCGATGATCAAGAAGTCGAAGAAGTCCATCGCGAACTTCAAACTTCGCGAAGGTTCTCCCGTCGGCTGCAGCGTGACGCTTCGCGGCGTGCGCATGTGGGAGTTTCTCGACCGTCTGCTGAATCTCACTCTTGCTCGCATCAAGGACTTTCAGGGCGTGTCGAGAACGTCCTTCGACGGACGCGGCAACTACAACCTCGGCCTCAGGGACCAGCTGATTTTCCCCGAGATCGATTACGACAAAGTTGTCAAGCTTCGCGGTATGAACGTTACCATCGTGACGACTGCGAACACCGACGAAGAGGCTTTTGTCATGCTCGAGAAGCTTGGCATGCCTTTTGCGCACGCTGAATAG
- a CDS encoding type Z 30S ribosomal protein S14, which produces MARKALKNKAALTPKFSTRGYNRCPICGRMHGYMRDFDMCRCCFRNLAREGKIPGIVKSSW; this is translated from the coding sequence ATGGCGAGAAAAGCTCTGAAGAACAAAGCTGCGCTGACCCCGAAGTTTTCGACCCGCGGCTACAACAGATGCCCGATCTGTGGCCGTATGCACGGTTACATGAGAGATTTCGACATGTGCCGCTGCTGCTTCCGCAATCTTGCCCGCGAAGGCAAGATCCCTGGAATTGTCAAGTCGAGCTGGTAA
- the rpsH gene encoding 30S ribosomal protein S8 — translation MYVNDPIADMLTRIRNANMVYHESVDIPISKMKLGIAKILKSEGYIRNYKVLNDPKKPAGTIKVFMNYGPNRERVVQGLRRMSKPGRRVYVGKDKLPKVMGGLGIAIISTSQGLKTDAEARLLGLGGEVVCYVW, via the coding sequence ATGTACGTTAACGATCCGATTGCGGATATGCTCACGAGAATTCGCAACGCGAACATGGTCTACCATGAGAGCGTCGATATCCCGATCAGCAAGATGAAGCTGGGGATTGCGAAGATCCTGAAAAGTGAAGGTTACATCCGCAACTACAAGGTCCTCAACGACCCCAAAAAGCCCGCGGGCACCATTAAGGTCTTTATGAACTATGGTCCCAACCGCGAACGCGTCGTACAGGGCCTTCGCCGCATGAGTAAGCCCGGCCGCCGTGTCTATGTCGGCAAAGATAAACTGCCCAAAGTCATGGGAGGCTTGGGAATTGCCATTATTTCCACTTCCCAGGGTCTGAAGACTGACGCCGAGGCCAGGCTGCTTGGGCTCGGTGGAGAAGTCGTCTGCTATGTCTGGTAA